Proteins co-encoded in one Acidithiobacillus caldus ATCC 51756 genomic window:
- a CDS encoding phage head-tail joining protein — protein sequence MTIEELKAQLDALRAARYSGMLTVKAGDKWLTYKSDAELQAALQDLEREVANAEGRRPARRIRVYASKGL from the coding sequence ATGACCATAGAAGAGCTCAAGGCACAGCTTGATGCGCTGCGAGCAGCGCGCTACAGCGGGATGCTGACCGTCAAAGCCGGCGACAAGTGGCTGACCTACAAGTCGGACGCCGAGCTGCAGGCGGCGCTCCAAGATTTGGAGCGCGAGGTCGCCAACGCCGAAGGCCGCCGCCCGGCGCGGCGTATCCGCGTCTACGCGAGCAAGGGGTTGTGA
- a CDS encoding phage portal protein — MGVWQQWRQRLGRQVLRVGAMVGGFEGGLSSRRLKMFQASRAHVNTLIQSSGADMTARARYLIRNNGYAANAVESWASNAVGTGIKPSSAIADAALKDRVQRLWLRWTDESDAEWLTDFYGQQRRAARELFIAGEVFFRLRQRRPEDGLSVPLQLQMLPSEMLPLTDNRVLDNGHVVRQGIEFDRIGRRVAYHFLRRHPGDITDPGLAGETVRVPAEMVLHIIDPVDAGQLRGVSRFAPALVKLFLLDQYDDAELDRKKVAAMFVGFVRRPERDFDNSGERDAQDEPLLPLEPGQLQILDEGEDITFSNPADVGGNYEAFQYRTLLQVAAALGLPYANLSADMLKANYSNTRAALLEFRRRIEAFQHSVLVYQLCRAVWARWMDTAVLSGALTLPDYERRRAEYLACNWLPPRWDWVDPLKDIRAEIEAIEAGLKSRTQAIAERGYDASQVDAEIAADRQRERDLGLWFQRRAAPVPVDQPEPD; from the coding sequence ATGGGCGTGTGGCAACAGTGGCGTCAGCGGCTGGGGCGGCAGGTGTTGCGCGTCGGCGCGATGGTCGGCGGCTTCGAGGGCGGCTTGTCGTCGCGCCGCCTGAAGATGTTTCAGGCCAGCCGCGCGCACGTCAACACCCTGATCCAGTCCTCCGGCGCGGACATGACCGCGCGCGCGCGCTACCTGATCCGCAACAACGGCTACGCGGCCAATGCGGTGGAGTCGTGGGCGAGCAATGCCGTGGGCACCGGCATCAAGCCCTCGTCGGCCATCGCCGATGCCGCGCTCAAGGATCGGGTGCAGCGCCTGTGGCTGCGCTGGACGGACGAGTCGGATGCCGAATGGCTGACCGACTTCTACGGCCAGCAGCGCCGTGCTGCGCGCGAGCTGTTTATCGCTGGCGAAGTGTTTTTCCGGCTACGGCAGCGCCGGCCCGAAGATGGCCTGAGCGTGCCGCTGCAGCTGCAGATGCTGCCATCCGAGATGCTGCCGCTGACCGACAACCGCGTGCTCGACAACGGCCACGTGGTGCGGCAGGGCATCGAGTTCGACCGCATCGGCCGTCGCGTGGCGTATCACTTTCTGCGCCGCCACCCTGGAGACATCACCGATCCAGGCTTGGCCGGCGAGACGGTGCGCGTGCCCGCCGAGATGGTGCTGCACATCATCGACCCGGTGGACGCCGGGCAGCTGCGCGGGGTCTCGCGCTTCGCGCCGGCTTTGGTCAAGCTGTTTTTGCTCGACCAGTACGACGACGCCGAGCTTGACCGCAAGAAGGTCGCGGCGATGTTCGTGGGCTTCGTGCGCCGACCCGAGCGGGACTTTGACAACAGCGGCGAGCGCGACGCGCAAGACGAGCCGCTGTTGCCGCTGGAGCCGGGCCAATTGCAAATCCTGGATGAGGGCGAAGACATCACCTTTTCCAACCCGGCTGATGTGGGCGGCAACTACGAGGCATTCCAATACCGAACGCTCTTGCAGGTGGCCGCCGCCTTGGGGCTGCCCTACGCCAACCTGTCGGCGGACATGCTCAAGGCCAACTACTCCAACACCCGAGCGGCGCTGCTGGAGTTTCGCCGCCGCATCGAGGCCTTCCAGCACTCGGTGCTGGTGTACCAGCTGTGCCGCGCGGTGTGGGCGCGCTGGATGGACACGGCGGTGCTGTCTGGCGCGCTGACGCTGCCGGACTACGAGCGCCGGCGCGCCGAGTATCTGGCGTGCAACTGGCTGCCGCCGCGCTGGGACTGGGTCGATCCGCTCAAAGACATCCGCGCCGAGATCGAGGCCATCGAGGCTGGGCTCAAGTCCCGCACGCAGGCGATTGCCGAGCGCGGCTATGACGCCTCGCAGGTCGACGCCGAGATCGCCGCCGATCGGCAGCGCGAGCGCGACCTTGGACTGTGGTTTCAGCGTCGGGCTGCGCCAGTCCCTGTCGATCAACCCGAGCCTGACTGA
- a CDS encoding S49 family peptidase, which translates to MTDLPHLASRLYGTPLLIARPKLDVILGVMARKLAGQPLAMPTTESAQPRPPALQIVDGIAIVPVLGTLVRRSAYLDATSGLMSYHAIQAMAEDAFADPQVRAVLLEVDSSGGEAGGVFDLALRLRALSKASGKPLWAIADEAALSAAYAIASAAEQLWLTRTAEAGSIGVVAAHVDQSGADAQAGLSYTLLHAGEHKIDGHPHAPLPAEVAADIQADIDRLYDQFVELVASHRRLDAQAVRATQARIYRGQAALQAGLADRIGTLDDALAALQQRLARRASADRSAPRLSHSCKEMTMHDDAPDALAAEVSVDANAAAAQAAAPDTAALAAQIEQRLRAELAELNEIAAQAKRLGVTVDPAQALAQGIKPDALRRTVLEQAAARDAAADIVAVALASASSPSVADSPLVKAAKAYGGNQ; encoded by the coding sequence ATGACCGATCTGCCCCACCTGGCGTCCCGCCTGTACGGGACGCCGCTTCTGATCGCGCGCCCCAAGCTCGATGTGATCCTGGGCGTGATGGCGCGCAAGCTCGCCGGGCAGCCGCTGGCGATGCCGACGACCGAGTCGGCGCAGCCGAGACCACCCGCGCTGCAAATCGTCGACGGTATCGCCATCGTGCCGGTGCTGGGGACGCTGGTGCGGCGCTCGGCGTACCTGGACGCGACCAGTGGCCTGATGAGCTACCACGCGATCCAGGCGATGGCCGAAGACGCCTTTGCCGACCCGCAGGTGCGCGCGGTGCTGCTGGAGGTGGACTCCAGCGGCGGCGAGGCGGGCGGCGTTTTCGACCTGGCGCTGCGTCTGCGTGCCTTGTCCAAAGCGTCCGGCAAGCCGCTGTGGGCCATCGCCGACGAGGCAGCGCTCTCAGCAGCCTACGCCATCGCGTCTGCCGCTGAGCAGCTGTGGCTGACCCGCACCGCCGAGGCGGGCTCCATCGGCGTGGTGGCGGCGCACGTGGACCAGTCGGGCGCGGACGCCCAGGCCGGGCTGTCGTACACCCTGCTGCACGCAGGCGAGCACAAGATCGACGGCCACCCGCACGCGCCGCTGCCCGCAGAGGTGGCAGCCGACATCCAAGCCGACATCGACCGCCTCTACGACCAGTTTGTCGAGCTGGTGGCATCACACCGGCGGCTCGATGCGCAGGCGGTGCGCGCCACGCAAGCGCGCATCTACCGAGGCCAAGCCGCCCTGCAGGCGGGGCTGGCCGACCGCATCGGCACGCTCGATGACGCGCTGGCGGCGCTGCAGCAGCGCCTGGCGCGGCGCGCGAGCGCCGATCGCTCTGCGCCCCGACTTTCCCACTCTTGCAAGGAGATGACCATGCACGATGACGCCCCCGATGCGCTGGCCGCCGAGGTCAGCGTTGACGCAAACGCTGCGGCCGCGCAGGCGGCCGCGCCCGATACAGCTGCGCTGGCTGCGCAGATCGAGCAGCGGCTGCGCGCCGAACTGGCCGAACTGAACGAGATCGCCGCCCAGGCCAAGCGCCTTGGCGTGACGGTCGATCCGGCGCAGGCGCTGGCCCAAGGTATCAAGCCCGATGCGCTGCGCCGCACGGTGCTGGAGCAGGCGGCCGCGCGCGATGCGGCAGCCGACATCGTCGCCGTCGCCCTCGCGTCGGCATCGTCCCCATCCGTCGCCGACAGCCCACTGGTCAAGGCGGCCAAAGCTTACGGAGGTAATCAATGA
- a CDS encoding head decoration protein, with product MSTLTSEPTLGDVLKREYDPDYTRETVTLKAGAAYPLGAVLGRITATGVYAFSPAASTTGLEGAEIACAVLLEPVAESTTDTKALALVRGPAIVADQALVFDASVDTDAQRAAKREQLAAYGIVVRTAV from the coding sequence ATGAGCACGCTGACATCTGAGCCGACGCTGGGCGATGTGCTCAAGCGCGAGTACGACCCGGACTACACCCGCGAGACGGTGACCCTGAAGGCGGGTGCCGCCTATCCGTTGGGTGCCGTGCTCGGTCGCATCACCGCCACCGGCGTCTATGCCTTCTCGCCCGCGGCATCGACCACCGGCCTTGAAGGCGCGGAGATCGCCTGCGCCGTGCTGCTGGAGCCGGTCGCTGAGAGCACGACGGACACCAAGGCCTTGGCCCTGGTGCGCGGCCCAGCCATCGTGGCCGATCAAGCCCTGGTCTTTGATGCGTCGGTGGACACCGATGCGCAGCGCGCCGCCAAGCGCGAGCAGCTGGCTGCCTACGGCATCGTGGTGCGTACAGCCGTTTGA
- a CDS encoding major capsid protein, giving the protein MTVIVNPFAGSGFTLAEMTAAIQQLPNRYGRVGELGLFASEPISQRTVVIESVDGELRLLPSVQPGAPATVGTSEQRTLRSFVVPHIPHNDVILPAEVQGVRGFGAAANEDPLVTVMTRKLARMRAKHAQTLEYMRVNALLGVTKDGAGQTIYDWHAEFGIARAQFDFTFGGNEDIITRCTQVARHIEEHLKGETMSGIHALVSPEFFDALVKHKSVKDAYAFHQGTAGANPLRDDVRRGFRFGSIVFEEYFGTVTLANGTTERLIPAREGVAFPLGTLDTFRTYFAPANLMEAVGTYGQELYAYQVPRQDGSGIDIYTQSNPLPIVKRPALTVRLFSSNGW; this is encoded by the coding sequence ATGACTGTGATCGTCAATCCGTTTGCTGGGAGCGGCTTTACCCTGGCCGAGATGACGGCGGCCATCCAGCAGCTGCCCAATCGCTACGGCCGCGTGGGCGAGCTGGGTTTGTTTGCGTCCGAGCCAATCTCGCAGCGCACCGTGGTCATCGAGTCGGTCGACGGCGAGCTTCGCTTGCTGCCGTCTGTGCAGCCCGGCGCGCCGGCCACCGTGGGCACGAGCGAGCAGCGCACGCTGCGTTCGTTTGTCGTACCGCACATCCCGCACAACGACGTGATTCTTCCGGCGGAAGTGCAAGGCGTGCGCGGCTTTGGCGCGGCAGCCAATGAAGACCCGCTGGTGACCGTGATGACGCGCAAGCTCGCGCGCATGCGCGCCAAGCACGCGCAGACGCTGGAGTACATGCGCGTCAACGCGCTGCTGGGCGTGACCAAGGACGGCGCGGGCCAGACGATCTACGACTGGCACGCCGAGTTCGGCATCGCGCGCGCGCAGTTCGACTTCACCTTTGGCGGCAACGAAGACATCATCACCCGCTGCACCCAGGTGGCGCGCCACATCGAAGAGCATCTCAAAGGCGAGACCATGAGCGGCATCCATGCGCTTGTGAGCCCCGAGTTCTTCGACGCCTTGGTCAAGCACAAGAGCGTCAAGGATGCCTACGCCTTCCACCAGGGCACGGCCGGCGCCAACCCGCTCAGAGACGATGTGCGCCGGGGCTTTCGCTTTGGCTCCATCGTCTTCGAGGAGTACTTCGGCACCGTGACGCTGGCCAACGGCACGACCGAGCGCCTGATCCCGGCGCGCGAGGGCGTGGCGTTCCCGCTCGGCACGCTGGACACCTTCCGCACCTACTTCGCGCCGGCCAACCTGATGGAAGCCGTGGGCACCTACGGTCAGGAGCTTTATGCGTACCAGGTGCCGCGGCAGGACGGCAGCGGCATCGACATCTACACCCAGTCCAACCCGCTGCCGATCGTCAAGCGCCCGGCCTTGACCGTGCGGCTCTTCTCCAGCAACGGATGGTGA
- a CDS encoding head-tail joining protein, translating to MVMTPFARAQRLVADAVRSTFAEPVLLHRETGDPQPLRGIFSAAHEAVDVSSGQPVSMVQPLLEVWKDDCTPPPVEGDAVTVRGQRYLIVDVRPDGCGFLRLLLHLDGASP from the coding sequence ATGGTGATGACGCCGTTTGCGCGCGCGCAGCGGCTGGTCGCCGACGCCGTGCGGTCGACATTTGCCGAGCCGGTGCTGCTGCACCGCGAAACCGGCGATCCGCAGCCGCTGCGCGGCATTTTCAGCGCCGCGCACGAGGCGGTGGATGTCAGCAGCGGGCAGCCGGTGTCGATGGTGCAGCCGCTGCTGGAGGTCTGGAAGGACGACTGCACGCCGCCGCCGGTCGAGGGCGATGCGGTGACGGTGCGCGGGCAGCGCTATCTGATCGTCGATGTGCGCCCGGACGGGTGCGGCTTTTTGCGGCTGCTGCTGCATCTTGACGGGGCGTCGCCGTGA